A single region of the Lotus japonicus ecotype B-129 chromosome 4, LjGifu_v1.2 genome encodes:
- the LOC130711352 gene encoding probable xyloglucan endotransglucosylase/hydrolase protein 7: MAIFYPSKNAGAFFLLSLCVLVSSVCVWGRPATFLQDFHVTWSESHIKQIDQGRAIQLTLDPNSGCGFASKVKYMFGRVSMKIKLVPGDSAGTVTAFYMNSDTDSVRDELDFEFLGNRTGQPYTVQTNIYAHGKGDREQRVNLWFDPSADFHTYTIMWNHHHIVFYVDDFPIRVYKNNEARGIPYPKMQAMGVYSTLWEADNWATRGGLEKIDWSKAPFYAYYKDFDIEGCAVPGPANCASNVQRNWWEGAEYQALSAIEARRYRWVRMNHVIYDYCQDRSRFPVTPLECHAGI; the protein is encoded by the exons ATGGCCATCTTTTACCCTTCTAAAAATGCTGGTGCCTTTTTTCTGTTATCATTATGTGTTCTAgtgtcttctgtgtgtgtttggggaCGACCAGCCACTTTTCTGCAAGACTTTCATGTCACCTGGTCTGAGTCCCACATCAAGCAAATTGATCAGGGAAGGGCAATTCAACTCACTCTAGACCCAAACTCAG GATGTGGGTTTGCTTCCAAGGTGAAGTACATGTTTGGCCGTGTTAGCATGAAGATCAAACTCGTCCCTGGAGACTCAGCTGGCACAGTAACTGCATTTTAT ATGAACTCTGACACTGACTCTGTTCGTGACGAGCTGGATTTTGAGTTCTTGGGCAACCGTACTGGACAACCTTACACAGTTCAAACAAACATCTACGCTCATGGAAAGGGTGATAGAGAACAAAGGGTCAACCTCTGGTTCGATCCTTCTGCAGATTTCCACACTTACACAATCATGTGGAACCATCACCATATTGT GTTCTATGTTGATGATTTTCCTATCAGAGTGTACAAGAACAATGAAGCCAGAGGAATCCCATACCCAAAGATGCAAGCAATGGGAGTGTACTCAACATTATGGGAAGCAGATAATTGGGCAACAAGAGGTGGTTTAGAGAAAATTGATTGGAGCAAAGCACCATTCTACGCTTACTACAAGGACTTTGACATTGAAGGTTGCGCAGTGCCAGGACCTGCAAACTGTGCCTCAAATGTCCAGAGAAACTGGTGGGAAGGAGCTGAATATCAAGCTCTTAGTGCCATTGAAGCCAGAAGGTACAGGTGGGTTCGTATGAACCATGTGATCTATGACTATTGTCAAGATAGGTCAAGGTTCCCAGTGACCCCACTTGAGTGCCATGCTGGCATTTAA